AACCGCTTCCTTCAATTTCAAAACAATAACCAATAATGTCATCATTCCTTTTTGCAAAATAATAATCAAAACCACTTTGTGATTCTTCGGTAATGTATGTATCGTAATTTTGTTCCATCTGATCGACGGGCAGGTCAAGAGTCAGGAGAACCATTTTTTGAAACTGGTGTGCTTTGTAGGTTTGGACTCTTGCTTGTGTCAGATGATAGAAAACTGCCAGCACACCAACAAAAATGACAGTCAGTATGATCATAAAAAAGACCGGATAAAATTTTCTCTCTGAAAGGTATTTCTTTGTTTGTTTCATCAGGAATCCTTCTTAACTTTTCTCTGAACGAGTTTCTTCATTCCATATTCAATGATGGGCATGAAGGTATTTGCAATTAGAAGTGCAAACATAAATCCTTCTGCAAAAAGTGAGAATTTCCGAATGAAAACAGTAAGAAATCCTACAAGCAATCCATATATCCAGATCGAATACTTTTCTTTTGGCATCGAAACCGGATCGGTAACCATAAATACCGAACCGAACATTATACCACCGCTGAAGAGAAAAATCAGTGGATCCATTCCATAGAAAATAACGGTGAAGATAATAAAACTCACCAGTGTTGAGATAATCGGCTGCCACTTTGCCGTTTTTGTAATGATGAGATAGATCGCAGCTATAATAATAAGGATTGCAGAGGTCTCTCCACTGCTTCCAGGTATCATACCGAAGAAGAGTTTTGGAAGTGCTGTGAGTTCACCTGCTTGTT
This portion of the Candidatus Cloacimonadota bacterium genome encodes:
- a CDS encoding RnfABCDGE type electron transport complex subunit D, with the translated sequence VVLVTNFFACLTEYVFIRNKPKGKISTAVFVTGSLLSLTLPPTIPLWMAAVGSVVAVSFGKMVFGGFGKNVFNPTILGRTFLYIAFPNAMTIMWMKPFTSFPGGFTHFSHSQLITSATPMIQFKQAGELTALPKLFFGMIPGSSGETSAILIIIAAIYLIITKTAKWQPIISTLVSFIIFTVIFYGMDPLIFLFSGGIMFGSVFMVTDPVSMPKEKYSIWIYGLLVGFLTVFIRKFSLFAEGFMFALLIANTFMPIIEYGMKKLVQRKVKKDS